One Streptomyces sp. NBC_01217 genomic region harbors:
- a CDS encoding alpha/beta fold hydrolase, whose translation MPYITVGQENSNPIDLYYEDHGTGQPVVLIHGFPLDGHSWERQSAVLLEAGYRVITYDRRGFGQSSQPTTGYDYDTFAADLNTVLETLDLREAVLVGFSMGTGEVVRYVSAHGSTRVAKVAFLASLEPYLLQTDDNPDGVAPKEFFDGVVAAVKADRYAFYTAFFEDFYNLDENLGTRISEEAVRNSWNTAVRGGFFAAAAAPATWYTDFRADIPAIDVPALILHGTADRTLPVDGTARVFHKALPAADYVEIEGAPHGLLWTHAEEVNAALLAFLEK comes from the coding sequence ATGCCGTACATCACTGTGGGCCAGGAGAACTCCAACCCCATCGACCTCTACTACGAGGACCACGGAACCGGTCAGCCGGTCGTCCTCATTCACGGATTTCCGCTCGACGGCCACTCCTGGGAACGGCAGAGCGCCGTGCTGCTCGAAGCGGGCTACCGCGTGATCACCTACGACCGGCGCGGTTTCGGGCAGTCCAGCCAGCCGACGACGGGGTACGACTACGACACTTTCGCGGCCGACCTGAACACGGTGCTGGAGACCCTCGACCTGCGGGAAGCGGTCCTCGTCGGGTTCTCGATGGGCACCGGCGAGGTCGTCCGGTACGTGTCCGCCCACGGTTCCACCCGGGTGGCCAAGGTCGCCTTCCTGGCCTCGCTGGAACCCTATCTGCTGCAGACGGACGACAACCCGGACGGAGTCGCCCCGAAGGAGTTCTTCGACGGTGTCGTCGCAGCCGTCAAGGCGGACCGCTACGCCTTCTACACCGCCTTCTTCGAGGACTTCTACAACCTCGACGAGAACCTCGGCACCAGGATCAGCGAGGAAGCGGTCCGCAACAGCTGGAACACCGCCGTGCGCGGCGGCTTCTTCGCCGCCGCCGCCGCGCCGGCGACCTGGTACACCGACTTCCGCGCCGACATCCCGGCGATCGATGTGCCGGCCCTGATCCTGCACGGTACCGCCGACCGCACCCTGCCCGTCGACGGGACCGCGCGGGTGTTCCACAAGGCGCTCCCGGCCGCCGACTACGTGGAGATCGAGGGTGCCCCGCACGGCCTGCTGTGGACCCACGCGGAGGAGGTCAACGCGGCACTTCTCGCCTTCCTGGAGAAGTGA